The proteins below come from a single Iocasia fonsfrigidae genomic window:
- a CDS encoding lysylphosphatidylglycerol synthase transmembrane domain-containing protein, which translates to MGDRSESKVINLSAAFKGLRYALIISLLISTILILYTIEIDHLREAISSISFKMIILLMVLLLTNWLAAGVRLKVMVLTVGGNISLLEGIIIYLGGSFISNVTPSATGGGPYQIYILHKKGLTVGQGTMVIVINFILRISFFSIASSMFLLFFNKYISPGVIPSYIFYIALGVGMLITISILVLSLVPGVINYILDFLFKIQKIRTLVKKSYRIKKLLARAKRELKEFHLSLELLWKNKIRLFLVCLYTILYWSSLFMILPILLIGLGLEPYFLRSFIMQTIFNLVIPYMPTPGASGIAEIGFASLFVSFIPKGLIGLVTLVWRFIIYYLVLILGGFFALRELGWQRGKRND; encoded by the coding sequence ATGGGAGATAGGTCAGAAAGTAAGGTTATTAATTTAAGTGCAGCATTTAAGGGACTGCGGTATGCGCTGATAATAAGTTTACTTATCTCAACAATACTTATATTATATACCATAGAGATTGATCACCTTAGAGAAGCCATTTCCAGTATAAGCTTTAAAATGATTATTCTGTTGATGGTTTTATTATTGACAAACTGGTTGGCTGCTGGAGTCAGGTTAAAGGTAATGGTTTTAACAGTTGGAGGTAATATTAGTCTTTTGGAAGGTATAATTATTTATCTGGGAGGCTCTTTCATTTCCAATGTTACTCCCTCTGCAACTGGTGGTGGTCCATATCAGATCTATATATTACATAAAAAGGGACTGACTGTTGGTCAGGGTACAATGGTTATTGTAATTAATTTTATTCTTAGAATTTCATTTTTCAGTATTGCAAGTTCTATGTTTCTATTATTTTTTAACAAATATATATCACCAGGGGTTATTCCATCTTATATTTTTTATATTGCCTTGGGTGTTGGTATGTTAATAACTATTTCAATCCTGGTACTAAGTCTTGTTCCAGGGGTAATAAATTATATTCTGGACTTTTTATTTAAAATCCAAAAAATAAGGACACTTGTTAAAAAGAGTTATCGGATAAAAAAATTGTTGGCCAGGGCCAAAAGAGAATTAAAGGAATTTCACCTTTCCCTTGAATTGTTATGGAAGAACAAAATCAGGCTATTTTTAGTCTGTTTATATACTATTCTTTATTGGAGCTCATTATTTATGATTCTTCCGATTTTGTTGATTGGTCTTGGTTTAGAACCTTATTTTTTAAGGTCTTTTATTATGCAGACTATTTTCAACTTAGTAATACCGTATATGCCTACACCAGGAGCCAGTGGTATTGCTGAGATTGGTTTTGCTTCCTTATTTGTTTCTTTTATTCCTAAAGGACTAATTGGTTTGGTAACACTGGTCTGGAGATTTATTATCTATTATTTAGTATTAATCCTAGGTGGTTTTTTTGCCTTGCGGGAATTAGGCTGGCAGAGGGGAAAAAGGAATGACTGA
- the priA gene encoding primosomal protein N' produces MTDYVKIIVDIPLSHLDNSYDYRVPKKYKDIIKIGHAVKVRFGNRMVVGFVIGFSNTTDLDKDRVRDISSIITKEELFNEEMLELFKWMASYYKCLLVKVIKSAIPTGVITGKVKKKRVRFLSLNQNQEETDRIINELRKKAPKQKEILEFLLANDEYLSTSQLAERVSTSAGTVSRLIKKGYLKYEEKISRRRPYFKKSSPGSSKPELTKEQQEVINKILVNIKGNKTDSYLLHGVTGSGKTEVYLRIIEEGLSRGKGAIVLVPEISLTPMMVRIFYQRFGDKIAVLHSNLSLGERYDEWRRLYYGEALIAIGARSAVFAPVKNCGLIIIDEEHETSYKQGENPYYHAREVALKRVKLSGGVVILGSATPSLESYYYAQEGKFKYLALTERINAEEMPPVSIIDMREELRNGNTSIFSTSLKKAINNSLLKKEQVLIFLNRRGYANFILCRECGHVIKCKNCDISLTYHESENSLRCHYCDFTSIVPRNCPACGSVFIKKFGIGTERIEEELKKEFTGAVIERMDVDTTTRKGSHYEILERIEKGETDILVGTQMIAKGHDYPNISVVGVITADNILNLPDFRSGERTFQLLTQVAGRTGRGSKNGEVIIQTYTPEHYSIIAASKHDYLQFYNQEINSRKKLFYPPFSQLVNIIIQGYQEQGVVKAAEQLNVFLKDYQQYIKEILGPSPAPINKLRNRYRWQIILKIQGWAKRNFILAETRSKFLPEQDKEIGFIIDVDPIKML; encoded by the coding sequence ATGACTGATTATGTGAAAATAATTGTTGATATACCCTTATCACATCTGGATAATAGTTATGATTATCGGGTGCCAAAGAAATATAAGGATATAATTAAAATAGGGCATGCAGTCAAGGTAAGGTTCGGCAACAGGATGGTAGTTGGTTTTGTAATAGGCTTTAGTAATACTACTGACCTGGATAAAGATAGAGTTAGGGATATAAGTTCTATTATAACAAAAGAAGAGTTATTTAATGAGGAAATGCTGGAATTATTTAAATGGATGGCTTCATATTATAAATGCCTTCTGGTTAAAGTAATAAAATCAGCTATTCCCACTGGTGTAATAACAGGAAAAGTCAAAAAGAAAAGGGTCCGATTTCTTAGCTTAAATCAAAATCAGGAAGAGACTGATAGAATAATAAATGAACTGAGGAAAAAAGCCCCTAAACAGAAAGAGATTCTGGAGTTTTTATTAGCTAATGATGAGTATCTAAGTACAAGTCAACTGGCAGAGCGGGTTAGTACTTCAGCAGGGACTGTGAGCAGGTTGATAAAAAAGGGTTATTTAAAATATGAGGAGAAGATCAGTAGAAGAAGACCGTATTTTAAGAAAAGCAGTCCTGGCAGCAGCAAACCGGAATTAACCAAAGAACAGCAAGAAGTAATTAACAAGATATTAGTTAATATAAAAGGGAATAAAACAGATAGCTATTTATTACATGGTGTTACTGGTAGTGGCAAAACTGAGGTATATCTGCGTATAATAGAAGAAGGTCTCAGTAGGGGTAAGGGTGCTATAGTACTTGTCCCTGAAATTTCTCTTACTCCCATGATGGTCAGGATATTTTATCAGCGTTTTGGTGATAAAATAGCTGTTCTTCACAGTAATTTATCACTTGGGGAACGTTATGATGAATGGAGAAGGCTGTATTATGGAGAGGCTTTAATAGCCATTGGGGCAAGATCAGCGGTTTTTGCTCCAGTAAAAAACTGTGGTCTGATTATAATTGATGAGGAACATGAGACATCATATAAACAGGGTGAAAACCCTTATTACCATGCACGTGAAGTAGCCTTAAAAAGGGTAAAATTAAGTGGGGGGGTAGTGATTCTTGGTTCTGCTACTCCTTCATTGGAGAGTTATTATTATGCTCAAGAGGGTAAATTTAAATATCTGGCTTTGACCGAGAGAATCAATGCAGAAGAAATGCCACCTGTTAGTATTATTGATATGAGGGAAGAACTAAGAAACGGTAATACCTCTATCTTTAGTACCAGTCTAAAAAAGGCAATCAACAATTCACTATTAAAAAAAGAACAGGTCTTAATTTTTTTAAATAGAAGGGGATATGCAAATTTTATACTTTGCCGGGAATGTGGGCATGTTATAAAATGTAAAAACTGTGATATATCACTTACCTATCATGAATCTGAAAATAGTCTGCGCTGTCATTATTGTGATTTTACTAGTATTGTTCCCCGAAACTGCCCTGCCTGTGGTAGTGTGTTTATCAAAAAATTTGGTATTGGTACTGAAAGAATCGAAGAGGAGTTAAAAAAGGAATTTACCGGTGCTGTTATTGAGAGAATGGATGTTGATACAACTACCAGAAAGGGGTCACACTATGAAATATTAGAGCGGATCGAAAAAGGGGAGACAGATATACTGGTAGGTACCCAAATGATTGCTAAGGGACATGATTATCCTAATATATCTGTAGTAGGTGTTATTACAGCAGACAATATTCTTAATTTACCTGATTTCCGTTCGGGAGAGAGGACCTTTCAATTGCTGACTCAGGTTGCTGGAAGGACTGGACGCGGTAGTAAAAATGGTGAAGTTATTATACAGACTTATACTCCAGAACACTATAGTATTATCGCAGCCAGTAAACATGATTATTTACAATTCTATAATCAAGAGATAAATTCAAGGAAGAAACTCTTTTATCCCCCCTTTTCACAACTGGTAAATATTATTATTCAGGGTTATCAAGAACAAGGAGTAGTTAAAGCCGCTGAGCAACTTAATGTCTTTCTAAAAGATTATCAGCAATATATCAAAGAAATATTAGGGCCTTCACCTGCCCCTATAAATAAACTGCGTAATCGTTACAGATGGCAGATTATTTTAAAAATACAGGGATGGGCAAAGAGGAATTTTATCCTGGCAGAAACAAGGAGTAAATTTCTACCCGAACAGGATAAGGAGATTGGTTTTATTATTGATGTTGATCCTATTAAAATGTTATAA
- the def gene encoding peptide deformylase, which yields MAILPIRKVGDPVLRSKARKVKEVTEKTRELIENMAETMYDAPGSGLAAPQVGILQQIITIDADDGRGLIALINPEILTVSDEKIIMEEACLSVPGEKGDVIRPRRVTVKGLNKDNEEIVIEADKYLARVLQHEIDHLNGILFIDKLGNSLR from the coding sequence ATGGCTATTTTACCGATTAGAAAAGTTGGTGATCCGGTTTTAAGGAGTAAGGCCAGAAAGGTCAAGGAAGTTACAGAAAAAACAAGGGAATTAATAGAAAATATGGCTGAGACTATGTATGATGCCCCTGGTTCAGGTTTGGCTGCACCACAGGTTGGTATCTTACAGCAGATTATTACTATTGATGCAGATGATGGCAGAGGCTTAATAGCATTGATTAACCCAGAAATTCTTACTGTTTCAGATGAAAAGATAATTATGGAAGAGGCTTGTCTGAGTGTCCCGGGTGAAAAAGGGGATGTTATTCGGCCTAGACGTGTTACAGTAAAGGGTTTAAATAAAGATAATGAAGAAATTGTAATTGAAGCTGATAAATATTTGGCTAGGGTTTTACAGCACGAGATAGATCATCTAAATGGTATATTATTTATTGATAAGTTAGGAAACAGTCTGAGGTGA
- the fmt gene encoding methionyl-tRNA formyltransferase, translating into MKVIFMGTPDFAVYSLEKLAGDQEIKIKGVVTQPDRKKGRGMKLQSSPVKKTALKLGLNLLQTDNVNSPNFIAELKELEPDIIVVVAFGQKLSSEFLAIPSCGCVNLHASLLPQYRGSSPINKVIIDGNTITGVSTMYMDEGWDTGDIIYKKEVPIEKADTAGTLHDKLAVAGADLLLKTILDIAKRTAPREKQDDSLASFAYKLVKSDGEIDWSKEAKSVYNHVRGMNPWPGAFTHYQGELIKIWQVSIVEDNKYINNDKSVGEILVADEQNGLLVMTGKGLISLEKIQLAGKQRMLVEEFLRGYDLLPGSKFK; encoded by the coding sequence ATGAAGGTAATTTTTATGGGGACACCTGATTTTGCTGTATATAGTCTTGAAAAACTGGCAGGTGATCAGGAAATAAAAATTAAAGGGGTTGTTACACAACCTGATCGAAAAAAGGGCAGAGGGATGAAATTACAATCCTCTCCAGTAAAAAAAACAGCCTTGAAGCTGGGTTTAAATCTTTTGCAGACAGATAATGTTAATAGTCCTAATTTTATAGCAGAACTCAAAGAATTAGAACCTGATATAATTGTTGTGGTTGCCTTTGGACAAAAATTAAGTAGTGAATTCCTTGCTATACCGAGCTGTGGATGTGTTAATTTACACGCCTCATTATTACCACAATATAGAGGCTCCAGTCCGATAAATAAAGTGATTATAGATGGTAATACTATTACTGGTGTTAGCACAATGTATATGGATGAGGGCTGGGATACTGGTGATATAATATATAAAAAAGAAGTACCAATAGAGAAGGCTGATACTGCCGGCACCTTACATGATAAACTGGCAGTGGCTGGTGCTGATCTTCTGCTGAAAACTATTCTTGATATTGCGAAAAGAACAGCTCCCAGGGAAAAACAGGATGATAGTCTGGCCTCTTTTGCTTATAAGTTAGTCAAGAGTGATGGTGAGATAGACTGGAGTAAAGAGGCCAAATCTGTTTATAACCATGTAAGGGGAATGAATCCCTGGCCCGGGGCTTTTACTCATTATCAGGGGGAATTAATTAAAATCTGGCAGGTCAGTATTGTTGAAGATAATAAATATATTAATAATGATAAATCAGTAGGGGAAATACTGGTTGCTGATGAGCAAAATGGTTTACTTGTTATGACAGGAAAGGGACTAATTAGTCTAGAAAAAATTCAGCTAGCAGGCAAACAGAGGATGCTGGTCGAGGAATTTTTACGCGGCTATGATTTATTGCCGGGGAGTAAGTTTAAATAA
- a CDS encoding zinc metallopeptidase, with amino-acid sequence MYFPLFYDPTIIIIIPAFLLAIYAQYKVKGTFNKYNKIYSNSGLTGAEAARKLLSKQGITDVAVQQIEGRLADHYDPQKKVLNLSREVYGNNSLAAIGVAAHEAGHAIQDARDYRPLKIRASLVPAANIGSSMGLPLALFGFFIRADFMIMLGLVLFLGAFLFHLVTLPVEFNASNRAINLLSKNKYLTGKELQGAKKVLRSAAFTYVAATLVALANLLRILMLFGMGRDD; translated from the coding sequence ATGTATTTTCCACTTTTTTATGATCCAACAATTATTATAATAATACCTGCCTTTTTGTTGGCCATTTATGCTCAGTATAAGGTTAAGGGGACATTTAACAAATACAATAAAATTTACTCTAACTCTGGTTTAACAGGGGCAGAGGCTGCTCGCAAATTGCTGTCTAAACAGGGAATTACTGATGTGGCAGTACAACAAATTGAAGGTAGGCTTGCTGATCATTATGACCCTCAAAAAAAAGTTTTAAATCTATCAAGAGAAGTATATGGTAATAATTCTCTGGCTGCTATTGGCGTGGCTGCTCATGAGGCTGGGCATGCTATTCAGGATGCTAGAGATTATAGACCACTTAAAATTAGGGCCAGTTTAGTTCCAGCTGCTAATATTGGCTCAAGTATGGGGTTGCCATTAGCCCTTTTTGGTTTTTTTATCAGGGCAGATTTTATGATTATGCTTGGTTTAGTATTATTCCTGGGTGCTTTTTTATTTCATTTAGTGACCTTGCCAGTTGAATTTAATGCCAGCAATAGGGCTATTAACTTACTAAGTAAAAATAAGTACCTAACAGGAAAAGAACTACAGGGTGCTAAAAAGGTTTTACGCAGTGCAGCCTTTACCTATGTAGCTGCAACACTGGTAGCCCTGGCTAATTTATTAAGAATCTTAATGCTATTTGGTATGGGCCGGGATGATTAA